From a single Eremothecium sinecaudum strain ATCC 58844 chromosome III, complete sequence genomic region:
- the IST1 gene encoding Ist1p (Syntenic homolog of Ashbya gossypii AFR664W; Syntenic homolog of Saccharomyces cerevisiae YNL265C (IST1)) codes for MPQPVTLNVKLKMFLRIAIQRLRYAQEKQQAIAKQTRRDIAHLLSQGSEHKAKYRVETLINDDMHIELLETLELYCELLHARVTILCEIKDEADLIEHHSDNGINEAVRALVYAQKYVPEVKDLQKVKELLRLKFGDDFLVAIVEDKTGVPEKVTEKCLPTLPSSRLTDLFLREIASTYEVPYSRLDNDDKNSETGDGNNVEGDESDDNKPIIALDNDEIEDRKHPITVKMPRKNIETLEKDLMVPTSIAKDVKISHKKEPISADAGIEDLRKRFAALRR; via the coding sequence ATGCCTCAACCAGTAACATTAAACGTTAAGTTAAAGATGTTTTTAAGAATTGCCATACAACGGCTCCGTTATGCCCAGGAAAAGCAGCAAGCAATTGCTAAGCAAACAAGACGGGATATAGCACACTTATTATCGCAGGGTTCAGAGCATAAGGCTAAATATAGAGTTGAGACTTTGATAAATGATGATATGCATATTGAATTACTTGAGACTTTAGAGCTTTATTGTGAATTACTTCACGCTCGTGTAACAATTTTATGTGAAATTAAGGATGAAGCAGATTTAATAGAACATCACTCAGATAATGGAATTAATGAAGCTGTAAGGGCACTAGTTTACGCTCAAAAATATGTTCCTGAAGTAAAGGATTTGCAGAAGGTCAAAGAATTACTTAGGTTAAAGTTTGGAGACGATTTTTTGGTGGCTATTGTTGAAGACAAGACCGGAGTTCCAGAAAAGGTGACTGAGAAATGCCTACCGACATTACCATCATCAAGGTTGACTGATTTATTCCTAAGAGAGATTGCAAGTACATATGAGGTTCCGTACAGTAGGCTTGACAATGATGACAAGAATTCTGAAACCGGGGATGGTAATAATGTTGAAGGGGATGAGAGTGATGATAATAAGCCTATAATTGCACTTGATAATGATGAAATAGAGGATAGGAAGCACCCAATTACAGTTAAGATGCCTCGGAAAAATATTGAGACTTTGGAAAAGGATTTAATGGTTCCAACATCCATTGCTAAAGATGTTAAAATATCTCATAAGAAGGAACCGATTTCAGCAGACGCAGGAATAGAGGATCTACGGAAACGGTTTGCTGCGTTACGGAGGTGA
- the TFC4 gene encoding transcription factor TFIIIC subunit TFC4 (Syntenic homolog of Ashbya gossypii AFR663W; Syntenic homolog of Saccharomyces cerevisiae YGR047C (TFC4)), whose translation MSEHGQDDDERFYGNLDQLRELIRDDDDNDRVEDEAGQFRFNEEEGGNNDYMGESDSGGYDIHAEDEDDLELMDVFSDYGELSDDECNEQEFMDAIREANNFKVKRKTKKNSRKGGLNKLRQRAVDPEIAQLLSEANEAFVRNDIQTAEQLYNEVIKKDAKNFAAYKTLGDIYHLQGRYNDCCNSWFLAAHLNSSDWEFWKIVATLSADLKHIRQAVYCYSRAISMNSKEWDCIHGRAVLYKETGQLGRALEGFQKLYNHNPYDPNLLRELAVLYVEYGRVPYAIGLYVKVFEQNVARRKAIIEGSENALESSEEGGSSEEDSSDEFDDEVVVHDEEEAQTYPNVNFKKINKKYRCIPFDWSALNILAELYLKLPAETKGITMIKQCARWIQHREQQTFWDDVQDDSEFDDRRFKNARFQSLPASERSKDHNLPIDIRVRLGLLRLNNKHTLDAMNQFQFLYDENFADISDLYFEVAVNLAKFDQYQEAIEFFVPLLEVPEYQSMELYKPLSKCYKEVEDYENAKQIFAKLVELSPEDLETKLTLAEIHYHLGESEAFNNLLLQVVEARKRQAEEATKISTEAETSENIDETDVGMSERQKSLLGTGKPLLQDLNIRKSNVRRRRTPQDIEAEKKEREKKITLSVLDKYSKLKIYKDGMERKDPNQTMLWIDTASDLIDIFSSVKNFFVKSRSKKFVGIIKRTRKFNKVIDYRIERLSKLSEGENLLDGLPLLEERVILTSTTEMRGLTYDQWFELFMELALNISNYQNYEDGLSIIETAQQINVFVQDPARVKLMKFVKLAIVLNLDDEEELVENLRGLLNQFQFGRKVLQLFMYSLSSGQSSLAILSSTVQQKFFLRQLKAFDSIRFGQHVTGQASVTNKEVQNPNKKTSPYLHYIYATLLYSSKGFMSALQYLSRMGPELVDDPMVNLLIGLSYFHRSMQRLTGTRHFQILQGLRYLYKYHNVRTQKYTVFEQQEADYNLGRSFHLIGLFTIAVKYYNKVLNDYEDVMLKKHAAYNLVLIYNESGNPQLANSIMEEHLTI comes from the coding sequence ATGTCTGAACATGGTcaagatgatgatgaaagGTTTTACGGCAATTTAGATCAATTGCGTGAGCTTATACgtgatgatgatgataacGATAGAGTTGAAGATGAAGCCGGACAGTTTCGCTTTAACGAAGAGGAGGGAGGTAATAATGACTACATGGGTGAATCTGATAGTGGTGGTTACGATATTCATgcagaagatgaagatgattTAGAATTAATGGATGTATTTTCGGACTATGGGGAGTTATCAGATGATGAATGCAACGAGCAGGAGTTTATGGATGCGATTAGGGAAGCTAATAACTTTAAAGTGAAGAGGAAAACGAAGAAGAATTCAAGAAAAGGTGGATTAAATAAGCTGCGGCAGCGAGCAGTTGATCCAGAGATTGCACAATTGCTTTCTGAAGCAAATGAAGCCTTTGTAAGAAATGATATACAGACCGCCGAGCAGCTTTACAATGAAGTCATAAAAAAGGATGCCAAGAATTTTGCAGCTTACAAAACGCTGGGTGATATATACCATTTGCAAGGGAGATATAATGATTGTTGTAATTCGTGGTTTTTGGCAGCTCATCTGAATTCTTCTGATTGGGAATTTTGGAAGATAGTCGCTACATTATCTGCTGATCTAAAGCACATAAGACAGGCTGTATATTGTTACTCGCGGGCTATTAGTATGAATAGTAAGGAGTGGGACTGTATCCATGGGCGTGCTGTGCTTTACAAGGAGACTGGTCAGCTAGGACGTGCGCTCGAGGGGTTCCAAAAGCTGTATAACCATAATCCTTACGATCCGAATCTTTTAAGAGAACTGGCAGTGCTTTATGTTGAGTATGGTCGTGTGCCGTATGCAATTGGGTTATATGTGAAGGTTTTTGAACAGAACGTTGCGAGAAGAAAAGCGATTATCGAAGGCAGCGAAAATGCTCTTGAATCTTCAGAGGAAGGTGGCAGTAGTGAGGAGGACTCTAGCGATGAATTTGATGACGAAGTAGTTGTACACGACGAGGAAGAAGCACAGACCTATCCAAATGTTAACTTCAAGAAGATTAATAAAAAGTACCGCTGTATTCCCTTTGACTGGTCTGCGTTAAACATCTTGGCGGAGCTTTATTTGAAACTTCCCGCTGAAACCAAGGGTATCACCATGATTAAACAGTGTGCAAGATGGATACAGCATCGGGAGCAGCAAACTTTCTGGGATGATGTCCAAGACGACTCCGAGTTTGATGATAGAAGGTTTAAAAATGCCCGTTTCCAGTCACTTCCTGCGTCAGAAAGGTCAAAAGATCATAATTTGCCAATTGATATTCGGGTTAGATTAGGTCTTTTAAGACTCAATAACAAACATACACTGGATGCAATGAATCAGTTTCAATTCCTGTATGATGAAAACTTCGCTGACATTTCTGATCTGTATTTTGAAGTCGCAGTGAACTTGGCTAAATTCGATCAGTACCAAGAGGCTATTGAATTCTTTGTTCCACTATTAGAAGTCCCTGAATACCAGTCTATGGAACTATACAAGCCCCTCAGTAAGTGCTACAAGGAAGTCGAGGACTATGAGAATGCGAAGCAAATTTTTGCTAAACTAGTTGAACTATCACCGGAGGACTTGGAAACGAAGTTAACCTTGGCAGAAATCCACTATCACCTAGGCGAAAGTGAAGCTTTTAACAATCTTCTGTTGCAAGTTGTTGAAGCAAGAAAGCGGCAAGCGGAAGAGGCAACCAAGATCTCTACTGAAGCCGAAACTTCTGAAAACATAGATGAAACCGACGTCGGTATGAGCGAACGCCAGAAATCATTATTGGGTACTGGTAAACCTTTGCTGCAGGATCTCAATATAAGGAAATCCAACGTCAGGAGGAGACGTACTCCGCAGGACATAGAGGCCGAAAAGAAGGAGAGAGAGAAGAAGATCACTTTGAGTGTTCTCGATAAGTACAGTAAATTGAAGATATACAAGGACGGAATGGAGCGAAAGGATCCAAATCAAACAATGCTTTGGATTGACACCGCTTCGGACCTAATTGACATATTCTCTAGTGTCAAAAACTTCTTTGTCAAAAGTCGTTCGAAGAAGTTCGTTGGTATTATTAAGAGGACGAGAAAGTTCAATAAAGTAATAGATTACAGAATTGAGCGTTTATCAAAGCTCTCAGAAGGTGAAAACCTCCTAGATGGCCTACCGCTATTGGAAGAAAGGGTTATTCTTACATCTACCACGGAAATGCGGGGCCTGACGTACGATCAGTGGTTTGAACTATTCATGGAGCTAGCTCTCAACATATCCAATTACCAAAACTATGAGGATGGTTTAAGTATTATTGAAACCGCGCAACAGATAAATGTATTTGTTCAAGATCCTGCTCGTGTCAAACTAATGAAGTTTGTTAAACTCGCTATAGTACTCAATCTagatgatgaagaggaaTTAGTTGAAAACTTGAGAGGATTGTTAAATCAGTTCCAATTTGGGCGTAAAGTTCTGCAGCTTTTCATGTATAGTTTGTCAAGTGGCCAGTCTTCATTAGCGATTTTAAGCTCAACCGTACAACAGAAATTCTTCCTGAGACAGTTGAAGGCATTCGACAGCATTCGTTTTGGTCAGCATGTTACTGGTCAGGCATCTGTGACAAATAAAGAAGTTCAGAACCCCAATAAAAAGACTTCTCCCTACCTGCACTATATTTACGCAACTTTACTGTACTCGAGTAAAGGGTTCATGTCGGCGCTTCAATATCTAAGTCGCATGGGCCCCGAACTAGTAGACGACCCAATGGTTAATTTGTTAATTGGTCTGTCATACTTCCATCGCTCTATGCAAAGACTAACAGGTACAAGACATTTCCAGATTTTACAAGGATTAAGGTACCTGTACAAATATCATAATGTAAGAACACAAAAATACACAGTTTTTGAACAGCAGGAAGCTGACTACAACTTAGGAAGATCATTTCACCTAATTGGGCTATTCACAATAGCTGTAAAATACTATAATAAAGTATTAAATGACTATGAAGACGTTATGTTGAAGAAACATGCCGCTTATAACTTGGTTTTAATTTATAATGAGAGTGGGAATCCGCAACTAGCCAACTCAATAATGGAAGAGCATTTAACAATTTAA
- the UFD1 gene encoding polyubiquitin-binding protein UFD1 (Syntenic homolog of Ashbya gossypii AFR662C; Syntenic homolog of Saccharomyces cerevisiae YGR048W (UFD1)), which translates to MFTGFGAFGGIAAIPQKFEDFFRCYPMAMMNDRIRKDDANYGGKIFLPPSALNKLSMLNIQYPMLFRLSSEETGKVTNGGVLEFIAEEGRAYLPNWMMETLGVQPGSLLQIGSTDIAQGHFVKLEPQSVDFLDISDPKAVLENVLRRFSTLTVNDIIEISYNNKIYRIKVLEVKPETQSQSICVIETDLVTDFAPPVGYVEPDYEVLKAQQTAARKHDAANQKPGTMSRRIKYAEKVREYDSAKSLFDGEGQKLSGKPVTKKDVATKNVRNISLDGPPAPLLLEEGQLFFGFPIVLPKEDDEEDGEPSESKPHFQTQGQSLRQRNKRKGKKDHDVQRSKAPKSPEVIQID; encoded by the coding sequence ATGTTTACAGGGTTTGGTGCATTTGGTGGAATTGCAGCTATTCCACAGAAGTTTGAAGACTTCTTTAGGTGTTATCCTATGGCAATGATGAATGATAGAATCAGGAAAGACGACGCCAACTACGGTGGCAAGATATTCCTACCGCCAAGTGCTTTGAATAAACTATCGATGCTTAATATACAATATCCAATGCTTTTTAGATTGAGTAGTGAAGAAACTGGTAAAGTTACTAATGGTGGTGTTTTGGAATTCATTGCGGAAGAAGGGCGTGCTTACCTTCCTAACTGGATGATGGAAACATTAGGGGTTCAACCAGGTTCATTATTACAAATAGGATCTACTGATATTGCACAAGGACATTTTGTCAAACTTGAACCACAATCGGTTGACTTTTTGGATATATCTGATCCTAAGGCAGTGTTGGAGAATGTGTTGCGTAGGTTTAGTACCCTTACTGTGAATGATATAATAGAGATAAGCTACAACAATAAGATTTATAGGATCAAAGTTTTGGAAGTGAAGCCTGAAACACAAAGCCAGTCTATTTGCGTGATAGAGACTGACTTGGTGACCGATTTTGCACCCCCTGTGGGTTACGTGGAGCCGGATTACGAGGTTCTTAAAGCACAACAGACAGCGGCTCGGAAGCATGATGCTGCAAATCAAAAGCCTGGTACTATGTCCCGAAGAATTAAGTACGCAGAAAAGGTGCGAGAATATGATAGTGCTAAATCTCTTTTTGACGGTGAGGGACAGAAGTTATCTGGTAAACCTGTGACAAAGAAGGACGTCGCAACAAAAAATGTGCGGAATATATCACTTGATGGACCGCCTGCGCCATTATTGCTAGAGGAAGGGCAACTATTTTTTGGATTTCCAATAGTATTACCaaaagaagatgatgaggaagatggAGAACCCAGTGAAAGTAAACCTCACTTCCAAACACAAGGACAAAGCCTACGTCAACGTAATAAACGTAAGGGAAAGAAAGATCATGACGTACAGAGGTCTAAGGCACCGAAGAGTCCAGAGGTAATTCAGATCGactaa
- the PDR17 gene encoding phosphatidylinositol transporter (Syntenic homolog of Ashbya gossypii AFR660W; Syntenic homolog of Saccharomyces cerevisiae YNL264C (PDR17)) has protein sequence MGLFSRSKQSIQNPEDCIPCDKFIRTPPEQYEKPDGIEPITSAQHEKYLSVLHYFQENNLLLPVKSGRNSEGAETLELCDWEKFWITRECILRYLRATSWNVETAISRICKTIVWRREFKVTGDKSVENRLDADTVENENRTGKQLMLGFDRERRPIYMMKNGRQNTEPSFSQVQHLVYFMECVITMMPQGVELLVLLIDYKHYKEPGIISASSPPISLARQILNIIQDHYPERLGKALFVNMPWYGWTFLKLMHPFIDPTTRSKLVYDKPLVNYVDEDQLEVNYGGKLDFVYNHDIYWPDFTEAVEERQQNQFQRFLKFGGCVGLSEFDIKGDHDELLYPPDYKHTI, from the coding sequence ATGGGACTTTTTAGCAGAAGTAAACAAAGCATTCAAAATCCTGAAGATTGTATTCCTTGTGATAAGTTCATTAGAACCCCACCTGAACAGTACGAAAAGCCAGATGGAATTGAACCGATAACAAGTGCACAGCATGAGAAATATCTATCCGTGTTACATTACTTCCAAGAGAATAATCTGTTACTTCCGGTGAAATCCGGTCGTAATTCTGAGGGTGCTGAAACTCTTGAACTTTGTGATTGGGAAAAATTCTGGATCACTCGTGAATGCATTTTGAGGTACCTAAGGGCGACTTCATGGAATGTCGAGACTGCGATCTCTCGGATTTGCAAGACCATTGTATGGAGGCGAGAGTTCAAGGTTACTGGTGACAAATCGGTGGAAAACCGTTTAGACGCCGACACAGTTGAAAACGAAAACCGCACGGGCAAGCAATTAATGCTTGGATTTGACCGCGAGCGTCGCCCTATTTACATGATGAAAAATGGTAGACAGAACACGGAGCCTTCATTTAGTCAGGTACAGCATTTAGTGTATTTTATGGAGTGTGTCATCACCATGATGCCGCAGGGTGTCGAGCTTCTTGTGTTACTAATTGATTACAAACACTATAAGGAACCTGGTATCATCAGCGCGAGCTCACCACCAATATCGCTAGCAAGGCAGATACTGAATATTATCCAGGATCATTACCCAGAACGTCTTGGGAAAGCGTTGTTTGTTAATATGCCGTGGTATGGCTGGACCTTTTTGAAACTAATGCATCCTTTCATAGACCCCACTACAAGATCCAAACTGGTGTACGATAAACCCCTTGTTAATTATGTTGACGAAGACCAACTGGAGGTTAACTATGGTGGTAAATTAGATTTCGTTTACAATCATGACATATATTGGCCAGATTTTACTGAAGCAGTGGAGGAACGTCAACAGAACCAGTTCCAAAGGTTCTTAAAGTTTGGCGGCTGCGTCGGGCTTAGCGAATTTGACATAAAGGGTGATCACGACGAGTTGCTTTACCCCCCTGACTATAAACATACTATATGA
- the CWC23 gene encoding U2-type spliceosomal complex subunit CWC23 (Syntenic homolog of Ashbya gossypii AFR659W; Non-syntenic homolog of Saccharomyces cerevisiae YGL128C (CWC23)), giving the protein MQAKSAVSRAISENANLYADLEYDIDSKQALQHVQLGVLRKQYRKLALKYHPDKLQSVNTDENRFVRIQDAFNILSDPKAREQYNVWFAKRFITSDEAKLGNILEARERAANIIHTSKTDSIDLLALQEYGQSLRKLRHFGLPYGNWSGGKLQLGRIRKENPLRESCTLRVYCKKSPITSSPVQLNELFETSKIPVQELRYSSTNNDNKSELLVYITLPDTHTTLQLLTNWGNINHLNMHIVEIASYVDTQYFKFNIPAN; this is encoded by the coding sequence ATGCAGGCTAAATCTGCTGTATCAAGAGCCATTTCGGAAAATGCGAACCTATATGCTGACCTAGAGTACGATATTGACTCCAAACAGGCGCTACAGCACGTGCAATTAGGCGTACTCCGCAAACAGTATAGAAAACTAGCTCTAAAATACCACCCTGATAAGCTACAGTCAGTGAATACAGACGAAAATCGTTTCGTTCGCATCCAAGACGCCTTTAATATCCTTTCAGACCCTAAGGCAAGGGAACAATACAATGTCTGGTTTGCTAAGCGCTTCATTACGAGCGATGAAGCCAAGCTCGGCAATATCCTAGAGGCACGCGAAAGAGCGGCCAATATCATACATACCTCCAAAACTGACAGTATTGATTTATTAGCTCTACAAGAATATGGCCAGTCCCTCCGAAAGCTCCGCCACTTTGGCCTTCCATATGGCAATTGGAGCGGAGGTAAATTACAGTTAGGTCGTATACGAAAGGAAAACCCACTAAGGGAATCTTGCACTTTACGGGTCTATTGCAAAAAATCTCCCATAACTAGCAGTCCCGTGCAATTAAATGAACTATTTGAAACGTCTAAGATCCCCGTCCAAGAACTCCGATACTCTTCTACAAATAACGACAACAAAAGTGAGTTGCTAGTTTACATTACACTTCCAGATACACACACAACACTGCAATTGCTTACCAATTGGGGTAACATAAACCACCTGAACATGCACATAGTTGAAATAGCCAGCTACGTTGATACACAGTACTTCAAGTTTAATATTCCGGCGAATTAA
- the YIF1 gene encoding protein transporter YIF1 (Syntenic homolog of Ashbya gossypii AFR658W; Syntenic homolog of Saccharomyces cerevisiae YNL263C (YIF1)) yields the protein MSYNPYYLQQDSTHERSNQAQNAPNYADQQRYQQFPQQQQPQQNNLRGFTDTRASMAFQFGQSALNQFIGSDNFNQLQETVQRATGANHLSHYFQVSNSYVFQKLKIVLIPMLHKQWLRLPDVNGSFQPPRNDINSPDMYIPCMGLVTYILAWNLQKGLIGSFDPENLYFKLSSTLAYFVLDLAILKLGLYLLVPVNSKATTLVELTCYVGYKFVPLIFAMMLPSEHTWITMLGKIYLFIAYGIFLLRCVKFNLFNDGTNDVNTVKKSVVKKCNYFLFFYGVVLQSVLMWLMG from the coding sequence ATGTCGTACAACCCCTACTACCTGCAGCAGGATTCTACACATGAGCGTTCTAACCAGGCCCAAAATGCTCCGAATTACGCCGACCAACAGCGCTATCAGCAGTTCCcacaacagcaacaaccACAGCAGAATAATTTGCGCGGCTTTACAGACACACGCGCAAGTATGGCATTTCAATTTGGTCAGAGCGCCTTAAATCAGTTCATTGGCTCGGATAATTTTAATCAGCTTCAGGAGACAGTTCAGCGTGCTACCGGTGCAAACCACCTCTCTCATTATTTCCAGGTCTCGAACTCGTACGTCTTTCAAAAACTCAAAATTGTGCTAATTCCAATGCTTCACAAGCAGTGGTTGCGTTTGCCAGACGTCAATGGATCATTCCAGCCTCCCAGGAACGATATCAACTCTCCAGATATGTACATTCCTTGCATGGGGCTTGTAACATACATCTTGGCATGGAACTTGCAAAAAGGTCTCATTGGATCTTTCGACCCCGAAAACCTCTATTTCAAGCTTTCTTCAACCCTAGCCTACTTCGTGCTTGATCTAGCCATCCTTAAACTGGGTCTTTACCTCCTGGTTCCCGTTAACTCTAAGGCTACCACCCTCGTTGAGCTAACTTGCTACGTGGGATACAAATTCGTACCTCTAATCTTCGCAATGATGCTGCCCAGTGAACACACTTGGATCACCATGCTAGGTAAAATCTACCTCTTCATTGCATATGGCATTTTTCTATTAAGGTGTGTTAAGTTCAATCTTTTCAACGACGGTACCAACGACGTCAATACAGTGAAGAAATCCGTCGTCAAGAAATGTAACTACTTCCTATTCTTTTACGGGGTTGTGCTGCAGAGTGTTTTAATGTGGCTCATGGGCTAA